The window GAGCTGGTCCAGGTCGAGTTCCTCCGCAACCTCGTCAGCGTCGACCTGCTGGTCCAGGTTCTCACGGTAGAGGTCCATCAGCTGCTCGTTGTTGTTGCGCAGGCCTTCGAACTGCGTCGCAATCTCTTCGAGTTTCTCGCGGCTCGTGCCGTCCAAGCCCTCCTGCAGCGCCTGTGGCAAGTCCGAGAACGTCTCATTCTTCAGTTCGTTCAGATACGCCTCGAACTGGTCCTGGTAGGCCGTCGCGTTGCCGAACGGATTGGTCGAGACCTCCGTCATGGTGATGTCGAGGTTTTCCGCCGGGACGCTCGCCCGCCGTGGTCGCGTCGGGAAGTAGACAGCGGGTGCGTCCTCGCCGCTGACGGCGTTCTGGAGGCCCGTCTGCGTGCGGTTGAACGCGTACTGCCCGTCGGGGTACTTGTACGCCTGCACGATGACAGTCTCCGTGCGGTTGTCAAGCACAGCGCGGAATTCACCATCCGCATCCGTGCTGCTGGTGATGCGTTGGAACGCGCCCGAATCGAAGGCGTTCTTCGCCTGTTGAGAGGCGTCTGTCAACCGCTGCTCCGTGCTGTCGACGCTATCCTCAACGCTGTCGCGCACGTCAGCGCGAATCTCCTCGGAGAGGAGTTGGATGGGGTTCCCCACCTTGATCACGTACGAGATGTCGCTATCCACGACGCTGACACGGTAGAAGCCATCCGACAGCGCAACCGTCCCGTAGTTCAGCGCGCTTGGGTCCCCAAGCCCGCCGCCCTGCCGCTGGTCCAGTGTAACCGTCGTCCGCGAGGTCGCGTCCTCGCCGACAAGCGGCTCGACGACGACTGCGGCGTCGTTCTCGAACGTCCCGAAGACCTGTGAGTCGTACTCGCCGTTGAGGAAGCCACTGTTGCGGCCGTCTGTCGGGTCGACAGCGGTCAGCATCACCTGTTGGCCGGCGTCGATATCACGCCAGGCGGGCTCGCTGAGTTGCGCGGTGTCGAAGTACGAGAACCCACTGTTGGCTGAGATGTCCTCGCGCGTGTACACGAGTGGGTACTCGCCGTCGAACTCTGACGGCTTCGCGTTCGCACCGGTCAACTGGAAGCCGTCCGACTGCTGCGTTTGGAACGCACTCGGGATGTCAGGGATAGAGTCGCCGACGAGTTCGTCAACGCGCTGCTGGATGTCTTCCTGTGTTGGGGCCTCACTCAGCGTCTGGTTGAGCTGGTCTTCGACGGCCTGTTGCTCGACGCTGACGACTTCGACCGTCGCGTTCGAGACTGGCGTCCCTGCCTGATTGGTGACGGTGCCAGTGACGACCTCGCCGCCACGGTCGCCCGGCCGGACAACATTTGTCTCGTTGAGCTGCTCCGGTGGGTCGTCTTCCCAACTGACAACCTCTTTCGGATTTCCAAGCCGAATGCCCATCAGTCGGCCGCCGGGTTTGAGTCGGACGAACCAGTCTTGGGTGACGCCATTGTACGTTGAGGTGATTTTGAGAATCCCTGACGGGGGTGCTTGGAAGCGAGCGTTAGAGGTGTAGTTGCCGTCGAGGTCTTTGTCGGCGTAGCGTGTCCACGTCTCGCCTTCTTGTGGCCCGCTGATAACCTCGAAGTCAAGTTTCGTGCCCGGTGCGCCGTAGATATCCCAGCCGAGCGGTTCGCCGTTTTCATCGGTTTCGTCAACCTTCCAGTAGTGGATATTGAGCGAGTCGTGTTTGTTGTCGTACTTCGCCGGCTCCATCGTGATGGTGTCGCCGATGGTCCCGGTCGCTGGCCCGTCAGCTCTGCTTGAGTAGACGGTTACCTGGCCGGAGGCAGCAAGTTCGTAGTTGCCCTGTGCGTCGGTGTAGCCGAGCACGTTGCCGTTCTGGACGAGTGGTGCGCCGGGGACCGGTGAGCCGTCAGAGGTTTCGACAGTGCCGGTGGTGGTCTCTGGGATGTACTCTGCGGTGTAGGAGACATCATCCACATAGTACTCGCTTTTACCTACCGCCGCAACGTCGGGGATAGGTATGTCTGGTTGACTGATTGTTTTTTCGTACGTTTCGCCATTCCCTTCGACAGTAACCTCAATCTGGTTATTGTTTCCAGCAATTCGGAAGTCAAATGTCCCAGGTTGTGTCGTCACGCCCTGGATAGGGTACTCATTCGTTACACCATTTTTATCAACAACAATATCGATAGCTTCGTCAGCAGTATTAAGATTGACAGCCAGCAAATCGCCACCATCAGGATCTCCGACTTCAAACCCACCAGGATTGACATATTGGTCCTTTGTCTCTGACCGAATAACGGTGCCCTCTAGCGTGAAATCCGCTGTTGTGCCCGTCGCGGAGTGACGAGCGCGTCCAGTAAGCACCTTCTTTCCGTCTTGCATCACCACCTCACCATAATAAGGCGTAGACCAGCCTGCCGGCAGTTCTCCAGTCGGGGTTGATTCGAAGTCTTGCGTGAAGTCAGAGTCTGCTGTCGCAACACTCGCCTCAGACTGCCCGGTCGGCGACATCGTCCCGAGCGGCACGCCACCGACAACAACGAATGCGGTCATCGCGACAATTGCGACCGACCGCCCCGAGGGCGACCGCCGCCGAACTTGCCCCACCAACTCCCGCGGCGCGAACGCAACTGTCGCGCCACCGAGTGTGAATAGCCCGACCGTCGCAATCTCGCCCCACGGCGCGGTCTCGGGCCACCCGCCCACGGTGAGCACGCCACCGACGTTCGCGGCGGTGACGACCCACGGGCCGAGCGCGAGCAGGCTGGCCATGCCCCAGCCGACGTGCTGATTGACCCGATGCTCGTCGGCGACGAGGCGCGTAGCCACCTCGCTTGCCCCAGCGACGAACGCAAGAAAGACGGCGGCCCAGAGCGGGTAGCCGCCGGTTTCGATGAGCGTGCGCGAAAGCGGCCCGATTTCGGTTGCCTGTGCCGTCCCGACGACGGTGCGTGTCAGCGTCACGTCGACGACGACGCCGGCGAGGGCGACGGCGCGCAGCCGGGAGAGCGACGTGTGGCGAGTGATGCGACTGGTGATGGATGTGTGCTGTGTCATGGGTGGCCTCAGTCCTCGTAGTAGTCCTCGACGCTGCCAGGGGAGGTGACGGCAAGCGTCAGGTCGGCGATGATATCCACGTCACTCGTGTCTTGGGCGGCTTTCTGCTGGCGGGCCTGTTCGCGAAGCCGGTCACATTCGCGGTCGCGCAGGCTCTCGCGAGCGCGCCAGAGGTCGAGACACGCCTCGACGATCTCCATGAACGTGTCACGGGGCTGGTCGCCCAGCTCGACCCATGTTCCGAAGCCGCCGGCGAGCGCGCCAGTTTCTTCGTTGACGCGGACGGCGGTGAGTTGACTCGCTACCGGGTCGGCCGGCGGGTAGGCGTCGGGCGCGGTGAGTTCGATGTCGATGCCGTCTTTCCGGGCGAGTCCGCAGAGTGCGGGCGCGCTGTTGGCAAGCAGCCGGTGGGCTTTCCAGGCGGCCTGCTCGCTGGCGGTTGCGCCAGTGGTGTCGTGGCCGGTCTGGTCGTCGGTGCCGTCAACGTCTTCGCCCCACCAGTTGCGCCCGGCGTAGGGTGAGCCGGACCCGGACTCGGTGGTGCTGGTGTCGGTCGACGGCGCGGTCGCTGATGGATTAGTTGACATGGTGTGAGTGTGAGAGTTGGAACTGCGGACGCATCGCGACGGCCGGGACAGCCGCCGCCGTGCGAGCGGACCGGGTCGGCCTGTAAACCGCCGGTCGTCAGCACGTTCCCCTGCGCGGGACGGACCCGCCGCGAGCGTGTTACCACCGCTTTGGCACGACTCCCCTTAGCAAAATGGCCGTGTATACATCGCTGTGCGCGTGGAGGTCGTGGCTAGTGTTAGCTGGCTTATCAAACACGCGTTTGTGAATAACAAGCGTGCTTGTGAACCGCCGGCACGAAGCGGTACTCGCCAGAATTACTACTTAAACAGTTCTCTCAAATCGGGAGAATGAGCGGGAGGATTTAACATTCATGGGCGCGTCACTACGGCTAGACCGCGCGCTGACGCGACCGGTGGCTTGTGCTCTCGGTCGTTGACGAGTCCGCAAGGAGAGAGAACGGAGGACAGTCACCACCTGTCCAGCCTCAAGAGTACGGTTGCGTGTCATGCTCAAAAATCCTTGGGCCGGCTCGGTGTCTGACGCGCTGGTTGTCAACCAATATGGAAATTAACAATCTGTTCGACGACGATACAGCCGTCTCGCCTGTTATTGGCGTGATACTAATGGTGGCAATCACTGTCATTCTGGCAGCTGTTATCGGGACGTTCGTGCTCGGACTTGGCGACAACGTCCAGAGTACGCCAACAGCCACGTTTAGCTTCGACTACTCGAACAACGGTGATGAGGTCACCATCACGCACGACGGTGGCGAGACGATTCCGGGAGACCAGTTGGATACGGTGGTAGCCGGTAGCGACGCTAGTAGCGACTGGCCAACAGGAAGTGACATAAGTTCTGGCGACAGTATCACTATCAGTAGTGGTCTTAATGCCGATGACGAAATCCGTGTCGTCTGGAGTTCGACCAACGGCGATACGACCCAGACACTTGCGAGTAGTGAAGTTCCAAACTAACTGACGAACTCCCTGCTGTGCAGCCGTTTTTTCACGACGACACTACCCGGTAGCTGCGGCGGCGTCCATACAGCGATGTGTTCGGCCGGCTATTCGAAACGCTAGCCCAGCACACGCTGACAGGCTCGCCTGACGCGGATATTTCTCACACCGAGAAGATACCCATCAGTCTTTAATAACAGTGGAAGTGTACATACAGATAGACCGCGCGCTGACGCACCCGGTGGCTTGTGCCTGCGGGTGTCAACGAGAGCAAAAGGAGAGAGAACGGAGGACAGTCACCACCTGTCTATCCTCAAGGAGATATGTTGCGCGCATATCTCGCCCCCCTCTACTGGCTCGGTGTCTGACGTGCTGGTTCCAAACATACAATGAATATCAAACAACTGTTCGACGACGATACAGCCGTCTCGCCTGTTATTGGCGTGATACTAATGGTGGCAATCACTGTCATCCTTGCTGCGGTGATTGGCACGTTCGTGCTCGGACTTGGCGACAACGTCCAGAGTACGCCAACAGCACAGTTCAGCTTCGATTACGATACAGGCGCATCACCGGCTACAGTCACTATCACGCACGACGGTGGCGAGACGATTCCCGCAGACCAGCTGGAAATCGTGACAAGTAGCAGTGGCAATGGCGGCGATTGGAACAGTGCAGGCACCGGTACCACAGTAACTGACGTGAGTTCTGGTACGAGCCGCACTATCGAGTACGCTACCGGTGAAGAGATCCGTGTTGTCTGGAGTTCGGGCAACGGCGACACGACCCAGACGCTTGCGACCAGCGAAGCACCGAGCAGCTAACGACCGCTTCACGCAGCCCTTTCTTTCGCGACCACAACACTCGATAGCCCCGGGTGTGTCAATTCGATAATGCTCCCCGACCGCCCCGACCGCGAACGCCGGCTCGCAAACACCTACGCCGACAGAGGCGGCCAAACGGGCTGGGAGCGCGTCGAAGACTACCGCGAAATCCGTCGGTACTGTGCAGAACACCCCAACGACGGGTCCCAAGCCGTTGCGACCGCGATGGACATGAAACGCGGGCGGATTCGCGGCTGGGTTGATGCAACAAGTCGTCCCGAACCGGCCCACGCAATCGAGGTAGCCGACCAGCACGGCTGGCTGGACTGCGAGCTGTCCGACCGAATCGGGGCAGCGTGGACCATCGCGCATGCGTGGGTGTGTGCTGGTGGGTCGCTGTCTGGTCCCTCATTCACCGCGCGGTTTGCCCTCGGAGACGACGATCCAGCTGCGGCACTCCGTGAGGCGCTTAATGTGCTCGGGATGGCGACGACTGAGCATGGGGACCCGGACGCTGGCCGTGGACGTGAACTCCAGCCAGCAGCGAATGGCTCCGTATTCGGGCGATTCTTGTACGGTATCCTCGACGCGCCGCTCGGGGCAAAAGCCGATGGGGACCGCCGCGTCCCGACATGGGTGCAGGATGCGCCGCCAGCCGTCGCGCTCCGGTGGCTCCAGACGCTGGTCAGCGTTCGTGGAACACCTGTCGACACGGAACAACACGCCTACGCGGTCAGGCTCCAAGCGGAGCGCCGCGGCGACGCGTGGTGGCAGGGACTGGCAACACAGATGCGGCGTGTGTGCCCGGCTGACTCGGTGACGCTCGGGGAGCAGAGTCTGCTACTGCGCCCGGAGGCAGCGGCGGTCCTCGACCAGCCGCCGACACTGCCGGCGCTGGAGAGCTAGATCACGGGGCGAGCGGTCTCGCCCCAGTTGCGTCTGTCTTGCGACGGGACACAAGTATGAACCCGCGGTAGGGGTCTGTTCATCCCCGCGCGGCACTCTGTTCTCACGGCCAGTACGCATAATTCTGCCGGGTGGTCGCACCAAATGAAGTAAATGAAGCAAATGAAACGACCCGTTGCATTTGATAACCCCATGAGTTGTAATCGCACATATGCTGCAGAACGTCAACGCGTTCCGCCTCGACGAGCCGCCGCGCTCAGTCGTCGGGCGGAACCCTGAACAACAGGCGCTATCGCGCTGTCTCAAGCCGATTGCCGATGGTGACCCCGGACAGTCAGCGGTGCTTGAGGGGCCAGCGGGCGCGGGGAAGACGACGGTCGCGCACTCCACGCTCACGCGCCTGCGCGAACAGTCGATTGCGGCCAACACCGCCCACGTCCACTGCTCGGGCATGTCGCGGTACACGCTGCTTGAGACGCTCGGCCGGGAGACAGGCGTCGGGCCAAGTGGCCACGCACGGTCGGCCGCCGACATGCTCGACCGCCTGCGTGAGTTGACCGAGCCGTGGGTCATCGTGCTCGATGAGGTCGACGGTCTCAAAGACCGCAGTGCGATTACCGATATCTGGTCACTGCGTGAGGTGACGTTGGTCGCGATTACGAACAACGAACCGCGACTGCAGGCGGCGCTCGACGAGCACGGCAAATCGCGAATTCGTGCCATGACGACCATCAGCTTCGATAGCTATTCCGACGCCGAACTCATCGATATCATGCGGGAGCGCATTGAGTGGGGCCTGTCGACCGCCGGCACGGTGCCCGACGACCAGCTCGAACTGATTGCGCGTGCCGCCGATGGCGATGCCCGCAACGCGATTTCGATTCTCTCCCAGTCAATTCGCGCGGCCGAAGAAGATGGCCGGACGACTGTGACGCGCGCCGACGTGGTGGAAGACGGTATCGACCGAGCAGCCGAAGAAATCCGGGACAAGCAACTCAGCAAGCATTCGCACCACCACCGCGCGGTCTTCGACGCGCTGGACGATGGCGGCGAGTGTGGGCTTGAGACGCTCTACGAGCGGTACACGCAGGCCGTGTCGGACCCGCGCAGCCAACGGCAGATGTCGAACTATATCTCAGACCTCGTCGAGTACGACCTTATCGAGCGCCGGGGGCCGCGACAGGACCGGACGTTCGTCACGCGACCGCCAATTACGATTTCATTAGAAAACCACCAGACACCGTAGCGACTCGCCAGCAAATGAAGCTCATGAAGCAAATGAAACGCCCCGTCTGTACTGATACGTGGCAGGCTGGTAGGCCGACGTATGAGTGCCGATGCTGCTGGCGACCCGGATTACGACCTGATTGCTGAGGAGCTCGGGCTGAACAGTGATAGCGGACCGGAGACCCATCTGCGGAAGTGCGTGACTGAACTCCGCGAGGCGCTGGCGCGAGCGGCTGGACGTGGTGAGTACGAGCACACAACGGCGTCCGCCTCGCGACTCGTCGGCTACCCCGCACCGGTCGTCGGTGAAGCACTCCGGGCGATGGCTGCCGACGCGCCCGATCTACTCGAACACACAGACGACGGGTGGCGGTTCATGCCGCCGGAGGAAGAGTGAGGCCGGTTTCGTTCGTACGCGATACGAACGACGTGGCACTTACTCGTCGGAGTGAAACCAGCGATAGAGGAAGGCAGGGCCGCGCCGACTCCGGACCCCTTTCTCGGCCATCGTCAATTCGTCATCACCGCCAGAAGAGTCGCACATGGTCACTCGTCATCATCCGGTTTCGACTGGTCATCGAGCGGCGAGGAAATACCGAGGAATCTGAAAAATCGTCGCAGTCGCTCGGAACCGTGGCGACTGTACTCAACAGAGATGTCGTCTCTGTCAACGCCTTCCGGCGTATAATCCACCGCACTCGAACCTCCGTCGTCGGTGGTTTGACTCATATTACCAACGTTACTCACTCACTCCTCATTAGTCTTAGTACTAGAATACTTCCGACAGAGACGGCGGCTGCTATCCCTGGTGCAACCCATATTGAGAGGTCAAATCCCCGAACAGTGATGAGCGATAATGACGAGACAGTCAGGAAGATTATACCAATAAGCAGCAGTAGCGACGCATACTGGAGATATCCTCGATTCCGGTCAATCTCTCTATCGAGCTCATCAATCGCCTGCGAGACCGTGATTACCGCACGAAACGTCCAGACTTCAGTATCGGTCTCACCGCCGCCCGGTGTAATGAGATTCTTTGTCACGTCTTCCGGGACAATCGTCTCTGCATATATCCCGACGGAGACGATGCCCGCGACGAGTAGTGAGAGGACGCCGAGTCCCCCGGTGAGCAGGGCGATGGGATTGAGTGACCCAACTGCATCTGGGCCGCTCACAGCGACCGCCGACGCGACAAAGCCGAGGACGATGACTACTGTTCGAGCAGTCCGCATCGACTTATCGTCGATTGCTTCGAGTCGGTTGTACTTTCGGTCGTACTTCCGACGCGCAGCAGTCAGTAGCTCTGGGAGAACGTCAGAATCGGGCCGAGCCACAAACGACACCCCGTGGAATCATATGGTGACTGTGGTTAGCGGTTCGGTAAAGGAATTCCCGTTGTCCGTGGACGAATACAGAGATGCGGGAGAAAGGAGCGAAACGACTACTCTGGTTTGGTTAACACTGCAGTCGGCAGTTCGTCGGTCACATCGACAGCATCGAGCGTCTCGGTCCCAACGGGCCGCCACACACAGCCGGTCCACTCCTCCTCACGCCGGACAAGGCCATCCTCGGTCTCGCGAATCACCAGCCGCCGCCGTGGCCCACGGACGGGTGTGTACGCCACGACCAGCGCGTCGTCGGGCTGGCTCATGCGCCCAGCG is drawn from Halosegnis longus and contains these coding sequences:
- a CDS encoding type IV pilin, with amino-acid sequence MEINNLFDDDTAVSPVIGVILMVAITVILAAVIGTFVLGLGDNVQSTPTATFSFDYSNNGDEVTITHDGGETIPGDQLDTVVAGSDASSDWPTGSDISSGDSITISSGLNADDEIRVVWSSTNGDTTQTLASSEVPN
- a CDS encoding type IV pilin, whose product is MNIKQLFDDDTAVSPVIGVILMVAITVILAAVIGTFVLGLGDNVQSTPTAQFSFDYDTGASPATVTITHDGGETIPADQLEIVTSSSGNGGDWNSAGTGTTVTDVSSGTSRTIEYATGEEIRVVWSSGNGDTTQTLATSEAPSS
- a CDS encoding Cdc6/Cdc18 family protein; amino-acid sequence: MLQNVNAFRLDEPPRSVVGRNPEQQALSRCLKPIADGDPGQSAVLEGPAGAGKTTVAHSTLTRLREQSIAANTAHVHCSGMSRYTLLETLGRETGVGPSGHARSAADMLDRLRELTEPWVIVLDEVDGLKDRSAITDIWSLREVTLVAITNNEPRLQAALDEHGKSRIRAMTTISFDSYSDAELIDIMRERIEWGLSTAGTVPDDQLELIARAADGDARNAISILSQSIRAAEEDGRTTVTRADVVEDGIDRAAEEIRDKQLSKHSHHHRAVFDALDDGGECGLETLYERYTQAVSDPRSQRQMSNYISDLVEYDLIERRGPRQDRTFVTRPPITISLENHQTP